The Sorghum bicolor cultivar BTx623 chromosome 6, Sorghum_bicolor_NCBIv3, whole genome shotgun sequence genome contains the following window.
CATTGCCTCTGAAGATCAATTAGCAGATGGTTTTACTAAAGCTATTGGTGCAGTCAAGTTGAAACAATTTTGTCACAATCTTAACCTTGTTCGTGGCTAAGATTGAGGGGGGATGTTAGAATATACGTTTAGAATATTCGTTTCCATGTACAAGATATGCCGTGTAGATTATAAACGGCATATCTTTCCTTACTTGTAGAGAAGGTTGTTTGATAGATATTTTTGATAGGTTGTTGTAATCCTAACTTGATGTACAAGCCATGCTGAGGGCTGTTCTCAGATTATATAAACATGCAACCGAGGATCCCTAGGGGTATCCTCGTTCATCTAATTTCACATTACCAAGGCCAATCCGTTCACCAATAGCAATTTCTTCCCACTGAGATCTCAAACTCTGCAGCATCTTCTAGAGCAAGATCAGATTTCGCACTCTTTGTCCCACTTGATTTATTTGATTTATCAGAGGTTAGTTCAGCTTGATGAGGAACTTCTTGGTCCAGAGAAGTATCTTGGGCTCTTGGCCATATGATCTGCTTCAATGTGGTGTTTGTCCAAAAGGTCATCTCCAGATTCCTCAACTGATCATTTCCTTGAGAGGGAGTACTTGGTAAGCTAGCAGCTGCTTACCAGGCTGTTCAAATTGCTTgctagcagcagcagcgacacaGGCACGTCAAAGTTTACGTCATTGTTAGATTTAGCGGCGGCAGCAACAGCAACCATAGAGGATCGATGCCACCACTGCAGCAGTTGTGACAGGCAACTGCTCATAAACGTGATCCTGTTCGTCTTGGTACATCATCTTCGCGCGGGCCGGCCGTATGGTATGGGAATGCAAGCATCCCGGCCTGACAATTTGGATATATAAGTTGGGCCGGGCGTGGAACTGGATTCCATGCATTGCATGCATGGTTTCCGTCAGTTGGTGCCGATATGACCTCCCTACCAGCCGCGATGAAGGTCCAATAACGCGAGGAATATGATACAGGGTTACCTGATACGGGGCACGTCAGCTGGTCTAGTGTAGATGAGGACCACGTCCCCATCCCCTCGCGCTGCGCCAGTGGCCGGCGACTCCGGCGCCGACGCCGACCGCATCAAAGCCAGCCAGAAAAGCCAGGGCCAGATCGAGAGGGGGCGTCCGTACGTGTGGCAGCGCAAAAATCCGGGCCGGAGcttgcagctagctaatgctaatGCTCACACGGACGGACGGACCACGGAGCCGCATCATCTCTCCCCATCGTGGAAatcgcgggcgcgggcgcggccgaTGGCGTCGCCGTCGGCGCGAGCGACTTTATGCGCCCACCCACGCAAAAGCACAAGGGTGTGCGCGGCCGCGGGGCGGCGACAGCGACCGCCCCCAATGGCCAGTGGAATGGGAATGGGCATCATCCGGGGCCGCGTCCCGGCTCCCCGGCCGGGGCCCCCCCCACACCGATCCATCATCCATCTAATCCCCGGCCGCTCCAACGCACGAAGCGGACTTGGAAGTTGGAACTGCTGGCAGTGGCAGGGGGCGTTGCCCGGCCGGGCTCGGGCTTGTGCTCTCCCTGTTTTGGAGCAGCAGGAGGCCGGATGCTCTCGATCGTGCTTTTTCCGGACATGAGGTGACAGCGCGGTTATGTGTTAAGATAGGGTTCTCTTATCACCTACAGAGACCACTGGGAATATATTCGTCACTAGGATTTGGATGCAAAGGCTCTAGGCCATGGGGAAAGGCACGACAGCATCTCCCATCCGTTCATCCTGCCTGCGGGCCCCACGGGGAGATGTCCGGGACTCCTGGCCATGGCGGCCGCAACTGTGTGTGCCGCCGGAGCCCGCATCGTCTGCCTCACCTGTCTCGCCGTACCTCTCTTCTTCTCCATCTTCGGTGGACTTAGAAAGAGAGGTCTGAGGAGGTAGTCTAACGGTGGGAGCAGAAGAGATGGCGACGAGGCCCTACCATGCCGCCACAGGACGGTGTGGGCAGTGGCGGACGTGACCGGTGGATGCTGAGGGCGGTGACCGGGGGACGGAGGACCGCCAACAGCGGAGGCTAGGGGCACAAAGGCTAAGGCCAAGGGCACGAATCTTGACGCCGTCGGATAAGCCTATGCGGCCATAACTACATGTGAAAACCTACATCCGTAGGCCATATGCCTACGTCCCTACTAGCTCCATCCATGTGTCAAAGTTTCTCAAATCGTTTTCCTAGATCAGTTAGGTCAAGCACAAGTGCACAACACTCTCAAGAAAGAAAAGGGGTCCAATGTTGCGCATCATTCGTCCAAGAAAGAACTACTTTGCGTAGAACTTATCCTATAGGACTATGTTAGAAGTGTTTTGAGCCATTTGTTTTAAACAAATAAAAAGACAACCAATGTTATTTAGGTTTGaacctttggtctgtttagccCAGCTCTAACTTTGAGATCCTTATAGCATAAGTTTGTAGGACTAAATACACAGCATACTCCTTTCATCCTATATGGTTTCTGAGCAACTTTAGGATCAAATAAGAAGTCTATCAAAAACTAACTTGCACCTCATTGATTAGTTAGCTTGAttattaactttgcttaataacGCATAGCTTAAAAAGCCATGCATCCATGTCACTGATTCTGGCTACCAATTATCAGTCATTTTTCGCAACATGGTGTTTAAAAGACATGTATGAAAAAGATGGACACATCTAAATAAAGATGAGCAATCTAGAATACCTTAtaatctatacctaataataatAAAGAGAAAAAGTTTTAGCCCTTCTTAAACCTTCAATATATTGCATTCTAGGATGAAGGGGTAGGAATAATCATGTATTTTATCCAACATAGGAATAGAATTACTCAAACAAATACAAATGCAGCTCTAGCTCCAAAAGAGCTAAGATACGACCAGCTCCAAGAATTCTAGGAGCTAGAGTTTCACCAAAGTGCCTGGTTGTGATCAAGTGGTACAAATAAGCCATTATGTAAGAACAGATCAACGAGTCTTTCTTCAACTCACTTTTTAAATAATCATTTAGAGAGTCGTTTGGATAAAAATCGTTCATATATCTTTTCATCATCTAGCAGCTTCTCAAATCTTGTGCGTAGAGTCAACCTAATCTTCATCTTTGACTAGCAAGAAATCCAGAATAAAGGATGACAATATTTAGAGATCTAATTAAATAAACCATTGGAGAACATTTTTTCACTAAAATCTCTATTTCTATTAAAAGAATGATATAAAAagactcttggagttgctctatagATAAACTTGTTTCCTtataattatatcttgaaagtTTGTTTAATCCATGTTAGATGGTGTGGTCCCTAAAATGTTACAATAAAAGGTTTGAACCAACTATGGAGACTTTTTCTGGATAAAGTTTTGGCTTTGCATTGGATAAGCCGGACTTTTTTGCAAGCATTAGATAAAGACGTTAAACATTGGCACCAAAGGAAAATGGCAAAGGTTACGATACTTGTTTGGACTGGCGATAGGGCTGTGTTACTTTGAACACAATGGACAGAAAAAAGGCACACACATGACTTTTGCTAAATAACCAAATATGCCGCTCCAAACTTTATGGGATGCCTTTGCTTTGAGACGATATTAATTCAATCCTCACTTTTTTAAATTGTTTATTATAGTTACAACCCTTTGCTACCTGTTGTGTTGCTTAAAGTGAAGTATTTCACGGAAAGTTGATAAAGATTTCCACAAATAACAGATCGTTTTGATTCTTTTGAACAATTAGAGGAATTTATTAGATCCTTTTAGGAAGCCTCAAATGAGCATAGAATTAGATCAAATCTATCCTTAAGAATAATGATACTTCCTTAAAAAGGAAGAAATTTTTTTGCCAAGTGATACCACTCAAACGTGTAATATGTTGTTGGACACCGCCAACAATGAAATATGCCTAGTAGCATTATGGAAGCACGTAAATTTATTGTAACACACCTTActgattattttatttatttcttgaATTTTAGGAGAGAGAAGATCATAAAAATGTCTTTTGTATCCTTGTCTTCAATCTTCGGCTCTTCATTGTTCATCCCATTGCCTCGCACATGGTAGGGAGCTCCTCGGTGGCACGGCCAACATAGGGGCGAGCTCCCCGAGGGCACGCTTCGTGGCGGCACGGCCAGCCCTAgttccgcctcctcctccaacaCCACAGCCACTACGACGTCCTTGCCTGTCACCACTGTAATAGTCACAACTAGCCTCGAGCTTGTAGGGTGCGAAGTCGGTGGCAAGCCACATCCATCACACTGGCTTCACCCCCTTTGAAGTAGGAATGGTCCTGCCCCATGAACCAGCCCTAGGAGGGTAGGTCCGAGATTCTTTTGTTGTTGCCGTTCATGGCAACCAGCTCCAGCGTGATGTTCGCGTCCATCTTGACCTTCCATATTGACCTTGTCCGGATGAACATTGTGTACACGCACTCCATGTTGTTGCTACCCACACTACTGGCTTCTACGCCTCAGATGAGCTGTGATGACAAGGAGAGGGATGGAATCGCACAAATCTCATTCAAGCAATGCCGGTGGtgttggaggaggaggaggaggcagacCCGGGCAGGTGCAAGTGGTCGAGGAGGACGGTGATGAGAAAGCGGCGGCGACATGTTTCGACAAACAATCAGTGAAGAGCCAGAGGTGGAACACAAATCTAGAAAAGACATTTCTCGTACCTTCTCTTTTAAAATCtgagaaataaataaaataatcaaTATGATGTGTTATGATTAATTCACATGCTTTCATAATGGTATTGGACATATTTCGTTGTTGGCGATGTCTAACAACATATTACATGTTTTTATGGGCAAAAATTCTCAAAAAAATATATGTGCAGTTACAGCTATTTTCAGGGTTGATTTAATTTGCTCCCTGATTGACCTATCCCAATTTTCCCATGCTTGCTTTATTACAACAAGTGAGCCTGAGCATTTGGTTGCGCCCTCAGAATTAAAGTaagtttgtattttttttaaaaaaaattgagtgTCAAACCATTAAATTTTTACGGCAATAATGAGCCAGGAATTGGAGGCGATATTTGGGCTGACCAATGAACTTTTTGTTGTGCACAACGTTTGACTGTTCGGCTTGTTGTATGGCACCTTTATATTTAGGAAAATCACCATGTTTATTTTTGTCCTACATGTTGTATGGTACAGTACGTTTGAGATACTTCTTTCACGGATTCCACGAAAACCGAACTACTatttgttaggccttgtttagttggtaaaaattttggattttaggtactgtagcactttcgtttgtttgtgacaaatattgtccaatcatagactaattagggtcaaaagattcatctcgtgatttacaggcaaactgtgtattagtttttgttttcatctaaatttaatactccatatatgtgccacaagattcgatgtgacgggaatcttgaatttttttgcaaactaaacaacaacaaaatttaagattcccgtcacatcgaatctttggtcgcatgcatggagcattaaatatagatgaaaataaaaactaattgcacagttttatctgtaatttgcgagatgaatttttaagtctagttattttgtgattggacaatgtttgttaaataaaaacgaaagtgctacagtaaccaaaaaccaaaatttttacgaacGGCCTAATTCTTTTATGGTCTAAATATTTGTTGATTCCAGTTCATAATTAGATTTGGCTCTTACCCAGACAGCTCAACCGATTTCTCCCCCTTTTTCTGTCAGATAATACTATTTTGTAATACAACAAAGTACGGAATATTATATAGAGGAAAAGGGTGAGGACCAGGAAGATAAATGGACAAGGAGAAAAAGTTAGATCAAATCTAGCCAACCAATCCCGATATCCACAGCCTCTTTCTCCATTGGACCAGAACTGTCCCAACAAAAACCAGAAGGCAGAAGCACCAACAGCAAGAGCACCAAGCCACCAACACCAAACAAAAACGTAGTCAAATTGCACATCAGAAATACATATACAGAGAAGAAAGGGGGAAAACATTTCTCTACAGCTCGTGCGCCCACTCCACCACTGTTCTTGGGAATCTTGGAAGGAAGAAAGCAGCGGGTCTCAGCTCACCACTCGTTCCTGGCTTCATGGCTTCCTGACGTCCTCTCCTCTTGATCCAAGAACACCGGGGGTTTCTTGGAAGGGAAGTTCTTGGATTGGTCGGCCATCATGTCGGCCTCGTCCTCGTCCCTGTGCGGCGGGGACCCGGCGATGAGGAGCGTGGTGTGGTTCCGGAGGGACCTCAGGGTGGAGGACAACCCGGCgcttgcggcggcggcgcgtgccGGTGGGGAGGTAGTGCCGGCGTACGTCTGGTCGCCAGAGGAAGAGGGCCCTTATTACCCCGGGCGTGTGTCCCGGTGGTGGATCAGCCAGAGTCTGAAGCACCTGGACGCCTCGCTCCGCCGCCTAGGTGCAGGAAAGCTCGTCACGCGGAGGTCGGCCGACGCCGTCGTTGCGCTCCTCCAGCTGGTCCGCGACACCGGCGCCACGCACGTCTACTTCAATCATCTATACGGTTTGTTCCACGCTCCACCCAGTAGTGGCATATGTCTGTCTTAGCTCAGCTTTTTCTAGGAAAAATAGTTCTTtttatattgttattagtcAGCGGTTGTATCCAGGATTCCCATCCTTGGTATGTTGTTCATGCTTCAAGATTATTAATTCTTGAACTTGGCTTCACTAGATAAAACAAATCAATTGcaattttatttcctttttgtttCACTATTCATCTGATTTGTTCCATGTCGAGCAGATCTTTATATTATTGAGGTAGTGCTTGTGATATAGTAGTATTAGTAACTCCCTGGTCTCAAGTCTCGAGTCTTCACAAACCTCCACTTGTCAACTGAATAAAATCCCGGCATTTCGACATCTCCTTCTTAATTCACAAAAGTTCTTTGTTCCCCTAGTTCCCTAACCATCCCAATGAGGTATGTCAAATTCCACATATAGTAGTACTGTAGTACTTTAGTTTTCACTCCATTGATTGCTTGTCCTTTTACTAAGAGAACATGATTTAGGCCTTTGAGACCATCTCATCTTAGATCTTACTCGATCACTGTGTCACCATCTTTTCAGACCCGATCTCACTAGTCAGGGATCACCGGTTGAAGGAGATGCTGGCGGCTGAGGGCATCGTTGTGCAATCTTTCAATGCGGATCTGCTGTATGAGCCATGGGAAGTTGTCGATGATGAAGGGCAACCATTCACCATGTTCACTGCATTCTGGAACAGGTGCCTCAGCATGCAGTATGATCCCCCTGCACCACTTCTGCCCCCGAAGAAGATCAATTCAGGTGCTTGGAGAACTATGAGTTTAAATTTTCTAGCTTCAACTTGTACAGATAGCTTATTGACCACATATTGTTTTTGACTTCCGATGCATCATGCATTGTATATTTTGCAACAAGAGTACCTGCGACTAAAGAAGATTACAAACAATTAAAATGCTGAGTTATCTGTGTTTGTTTTCTGCAAACAATGTACCAATTACTATTAGTCATTTAGGTCTCCAGCTGGTTGATCAGTTAACCATAGTATCATAAGCATTGTGCTTGTGCTACAAGTTAATGTTGAATTAGCTCTTGAGTTGATTGGCTGAAATTTTGAACAGGTGACTTATCGATGTGTCCATCGGAAGATCTGATCTTTGAGGATGATTCAGAGAGGGGAAGCAACGCTCTTCTGGCCCGAGCATGGACACCAGGGTGGCAGAACGCAGACAAGGCACTGACAGCCTTCCTCAATGGTCCATTGGCTGACTACTCAGTGAACCGTAAGAAGGCTGATAGTGCGAGCACATCCCTACTCTCACCTCACCTGCATTTCGGTGAGCTTAGTGTGCGCAAGGTTTTCCACCTAGTTCGTATGAAGCAGCTTGTGTGGAGTAACGAGGGCAACCACGCTGCTGAGGAGAGCTGCACCTTGTTTCTCCGTTCCATTGGCCTGCGGGAGTACTCTCGGTACCTGAGCTTCAATCACCCAAGCAGCCATGAGAGGCCCCTCTTGGCGCATCTCAGGTTTTTCCCCTGGGTGGTCAATGAGAGCTACTTTAAGATTTGGAGGCAGGGAAGGACTGGGTACCCGCTCGTTGATGCTGGCATGAGGGAACTGTGGGCGACAGGATGGTTGCATGACCGGATACGTGTGGTGGTTTCAAGCTTCTTTGTCAAGGTCCTTCAACTTCCATGGCGATGGGGTATGAAGTACTTCTGGGACACATTACTGGATGCTGATCTTGAAAGCGATGCACTGGGCTGGCAGTACATCACTGGCTCTCTTCCTGATAGTCGAGAGCTTGACCGCATCGACAATCCGCAGGTGCGTGCAGCTTTTAATTTCTGAATAAATCAGGCCACTTAGTAATTATAAATAATACTGAATACTGATACATTGTCATGGCAATCAATTCCTTGATGCTAGTTTGAAGGCTACAAGTTCGACCCGCATGGGGAGTATGTCCGACGGTGGATTCCTGAGCTCGTAAGGCTGCCGACAGAATGGATACATCATCCATGGGATGCACCTGTTTCCGTGCTGCAAGCTGCAGGAATTGAGCTGGGATCCAACTATCCCCTCCCCATAGTTGAGCTAGACGCGGCCAAAGCCAGACTGCAAGAAGCCCTATCAGAAATGTGGCAGCTGGAGGCAGCATCAAGGGCCACCATGAACAATGGAATGGAGGAAGGCCTCGGTGATTCCTCAGAGGTTCCATTTCCTGAAGAATTACAGATGGAAGTCGATCGGCAGCGAGCCCAGGCAACAGCCAATGTGGTGATGACTGTTCGGAGGCGTGAGGATCAGATGGTGCCTACCATGACCTCTTCATTGAACAGAGCTGAAACAGAGGTTTCCGCCGATCTAGGGAACAGTGAGGACACTAGGGCACAGGTTCCGTTTCATGCACATTTCCATCCCCGAGTTGAGAGGGAAGACATGATCCAGAATACTGAAGGCCCTGCACTTAGAATCAATGGCACTCACCAACACAACATCTTTCAGCAACCTCAGAATCATAGGCGAGAAGCTCTTGCTCCATCAGTGTCGGAGGCTTCAAGTAGCTGGACCGGCAGAGAGGGCGCTGTGGTCCCAGTTTGGTCACCTCCTGCAGCATCAGGCCATTCAGAAACTTTTGCTGCTGATGAAGCTGACGTTTCTAGTAGGAGTTATTTGGATAGGCATCCACAGTCGCACCGGTTGATGAACTGGAGTCAATTATCACAGTCATTGTGAGTTCGGATGCACGGTAACCCATTTGTTCTCACTAAGTTGTGTTGTTGCACTAGCATTGCAATTTGCAGCTTATCATGATAGCACGCATGATTAATATATTACTTAACCTCAACAAAGTGTCTAAAAGATTATGCTTTTGTTCTTGGCGCAGAAGGCTATAACAATTTAAATAAACCAGGGACATGACCAATGTGCTGTCtccttttttt
Protein-coding sequences here:
- the LOC110436666 gene encoding cryptochrome-1-like isoform X2; translation: MSASSSSLCGGDPAMRSVVWFRRDLRVEDNPALAAAARAGGEVVPAYVWSPEEEGPYYPGRVSRWWISQSLKHLDASLRRLGAGKLVTRRSADAVVALLQLVRDTGATHVYFNHLYDPISLVRDHRLKEMLAAEGIVVQSFNADLLYEPWEVVDDEGQPFTMFTAFWNRCLSMQYDPPAPLLPPKKINSGDLSMCPSEDLIFEDDSERGSNALLARAWTPGWQNADKALTAFLNGPLADYSVNRKKADSASTSLLSPHLHFGELSVRKVFHLVRMKQLVWSNEGNHAAEESCTLFLRSIGLREYSRYLSFNHPSSHERPLLAHLRFFPWVVNESYFKIWRQGRTGYPLVDAGMRELWATGWLHDRIRVVVSSFFVKVLQLPWRWGMKYFWDTLLDADLESDALGWQYITGSLPDSRELDRIDNPQFEGYKFDPHGEYVRRWIPELVRLPTEWIHHPWDAPVSVLQAAGIELGSNYPLPIVELDAAKARLQEALSEMWQLEAASRATMNNGMEEGLGDSSEVPFPEELQMEVDRQRAQATANVVMTVRRREDQMVPTMTSSLNRAETEVSADLGNSEDTRAQVPFHAHFHPRVEREDMIQNTEGPALRINGTHQHNIFQQPQNHRREALAPSVSEASSSWTGREGAVVPVWSPPAASGHSETFAADEADVSSRSYLDRHPQSHRLMNWSQLSQSL
- the LOC110436666 gene encoding cryptochrome-1-like isoform X1, whose product is MSASSSSLCGGDPAMRSVVWFRRDLRVEDNPALAAAARAGGEVVPAYVWSPEEEGPYYPGRVSRWWISQSLKHLDASLRRLGAGKLVTRRSADAVVALLQLVRDTGATHVYFNHLYDPISLVRDHRLKEMLAAEGIVVQSFNADLLYEPWEVVDDEGQPFTMFTAFWNRCLSMQYDPPAPLLPPKKINSGDLSMCPSEDLIFEDDSERGSNALLARAWTPGWQNADKALTAFLNGPLADYSVNRKKADSASTSLLSPHLHFGELSVRKVFHLVRMKQLVWSNEGNHAAEESCTLFLRSIGLREYSRYLSFNHPSSHERPLLAHLRFFPWVVNESYFKIWRQGRTGYPLVDAGMRELWATGWLHDRIRVVVSSFFVKVLQLPWRWGMKYFWDTLLDADLESDALGWQYITGSLPDSRELDRIDNPQFEGYKFDPHGEYVRRWIPELVRLPTEWIHHPWDAPVSVLQAAGIELGSNYPLPIVELDAAKARLQEALSEMWQLEAASRATMNNGMEEGLGDSSEVPFPEELQMEVDRQRAQATANVVMTVRRREDQMVPTMTSSLNRAETEVSADLGNSEDTRAQVPFHAHFHPRVEREDMIQNTEGPALRINGTHQHNIFQQPQNHRREALAPSVSEASSSWTGREGAVVPVWSPPAASGHSETFAADEADVSSRSYLDRHPQSHRLMNWSQLSQSLTTGWEVENSVQPNLLG